A stretch of DNA from Thermodesulfobacteriota bacterium:
AATACGCCGCAAGGAGGAGCGATCGAAGGCAACGCCGCAGATGATGTCTTGATGGCAGATCAGGGACAAGCTTTTTGTTCTTGGCAACAGCCCGCCCTTTGAGTATTATGGTAATTATGATTAAGACGCTTAATTTTCTATTGGCCGATCTCGTCTTTGACATGGAGAAAAAGGTCCCTTACGCCTCTGCCTTGGCTATGGAGACGGAAGGAGAAAAGGTCACCGTAGAGACCCATGAACAGAAGGCCGAGTCGTTGCCTCCCCGGCGGGGAGTGGTGTTCATGGTCTTCACCGGACGTCATTTCATGGAAGCGGCGACAAACGACCTTAGGCCGGAGATGCTGAAAAAGACGGCGCAGGACCTCGTCAAAAAAGCAGAAGACCTGATTCGCTACGATGGCCCTGTAATCGACCCTGGAGAAATGACGGACCAGGAATTTTACGTCCAGCGTCAGATAAAAAACGAAGATATTCCTCTTGCCCGGAAAATAGATCTCTGCGGGTCCTGCAAAGACCGGGTGGAACGGGCCGACAAACGGATAACCAGCGCCCTTTGCCAATACCTTTTTGTAAGGACACGGGAACTTTTCGTGAACCGTCATAAAAAGCTCTATCAGGACCTGAAAAGAACCCAGGCACTGGCCTTTGTTGTGATGTGTAACGGTGAAAGGGCCGCCCAACTCCACACCGGACACGCCTATCAGGGCGGCTACGAACATGCGGCATTGCCTGAAGAAAAGCTCGACAGGCTTATTACGGATTGCGCCCGCATCCTTTATGCGGAGCGTCTTAACCCCGGCCACTATGACTGTATTTTTTCTCCGGCGTTTGCCGGCATATTTGCCCACGAGGCCTTTGGCCACGGCATGGAGACAGATATGTTTCTTAAACGCAGGGCCAAAGGCGCCGAGTACATTAATAAA
This window harbors:
- a CDS encoding TldD/PmbA family protein; its protein translation is MVIMIKTLNFLLADLVFDMEKKVPYASALAMETEGEKVTVETHEQKAESLPPRRGVVFMVFTGRHFMEAATNDLRPEMLKKTAQDLVKKAEDLIRYDGPVIDPGEMTDQEFYVQRQIKNEDIPLARKIDLCGSCKDRVERADKRITSALCQYLFVRTRELFVNRHKKLYQDLKRTQALAFVVMCNGERAAQLHTGHAYQGGYEHAALPEEKLDRLITDCARILYAERLNPGHYDCIFSPAFAGIFAHEAFGHGMETDMFLKRRAKGAEYINKQVASPLVNMFDSPALPGQAASFFFDHEGQPASETQIIENGILKSGLTDLNSALRLNIRRTANGRRESFTHKVYARMTNTYFGPGRNSFEEMVRDISFGYFLDHPSNGMEDPKGWGIQLEGYYAEEIRDGQLTGKVYSPVIVTGYVPELLKSITMVGDKMEIGGLGMCGKGHKEWVKVTDGGPYLRLKARLG